Proteins encoded in a region of the Schistocerca serialis cubense isolate TAMUIC-IGC-003099 chromosome 6, iqSchSeri2.2, whole genome shotgun sequence genome:
- the LOC126484383 gene encoding uncharacterized protein LOC126484383 isoform X2, with the protein MTAKANLQPCGRTMALNLRRCEPFSYKPQAVSMDSSHSSDLMDCYNLSDGPQLQIVESRSTEDTADSGSDNHSEFSTEIVEVKTEIDVMPSECVTTETQDAPEPPETHHLYAETQRHYEKPSKRQKKDDDDTLLLSTLSVLEKVSSYLDRTTEDDTLGKFVAEELRKMDNYICIKTRAKHRILQAIMDAQMEIIREIQKTKKSNVECSNCTK; encoded by the exons ATGACTGCAAAAGCAAATTTGCAACCTTGCGGTCGCACTATGGCGCTGAACTTAAGAAGATGCGAACCG TTTTCATATAAGCCCCAGGCAGTATCCATGGATTCCAGTCACTCCTCTGACCTAATGGATTGTTATAAT CTTTCAGATGGACCTCAGTTGCAGATAGTGGAATCCAGAAGTACAGAGGACACTGCAGACAGTGGCAGT GATAATCACTCAGAGTTTTCCACAGAAATCGTTGAAGTGAAAACTGAAATTGATGTGATGCCCTCAGAGTGTGTCACTACTGAGACACAAGATGCTCCAGAGCCACCAGAAACACATCATCTGTATGCAGAAACACAACGTCATTATGAAAAGCCTTCAAAGCGAcaaaagaaagatgatgatgatacatTGCTCTTAtccacattgtcagtgttggagaaAGTTAGTTCATATTTAGATCGAACAACTGAAGATGACACACTGGGGAAATTTGTGGCAGAAGAGTTACGAAAAATGGACAATTACATTTGTATTAAGACAAGAGCAAAACACCGAATACTCCAAGCCATAATGGATGCACAGATGGAGATAATTCGTGAAATACAGAAGACAAAGAAAAGTAATGTGGAATGTTCAAActgtacaaaataa
- the LOC126484383 gene encoding uncharacterized protein LOC126484383 isoform X1: MEWNRKSIQLLIQAYKDEPSLFDHRHPQYHLKVNRKEKLAKVAQRVGEVLPGVTANDCKSKFATLRSHYGAELKKMRTGKETGVVYSPTVWWFPLMEFLKNRIVPRSSHSNIPERFFSYKPQAVSMDSSHSSDLMDCYNLSDGPQLQIVESRSTEDTADSGSDNHSEFSTEIVEVKTEIDVMPSECVTTETQDAPEPPETHHLYAETQRHYEKPSKRQKKDDDDTLLLSTLSVLEKVSSYLDRTTEDDTLGKFVAEELRKMDNYICIKTRAKHRILQAIMDAQMEIIREIQKTKKSNVECSNCTK; the protein is encoded by the exons ATGGAATGGAACAGAAAATCCATTCAGCTTCTCATTCAAGCATACAAAGACGAACCCTCACTCTTCGATCACAGGCACCCCCAATATCATTTGAAG GTCAATAGAAAGGAAAAACTTGCAAAAGTTGCACAAAGGGTTGGGGAAGTGCTACCTGGAGTTACAGCCAATGACTGCAAAAGCAAATTTGCAACCTTGCGGTCGCACTATGGCGCTGAACTTAAGAAGATGCGAACCGGTAAGGAAACCGGAGTAGTTTACTCACCCACTGTGTGGTGGTTTCCACTGATGGAGTTTCTGAAAAACCGAATTGTACCCAGATCGTCACACTCAAATATTCCCGAAAGATTT TTTTCATATAAGCCCCAGGCAGTATCCATGGATTCCAGTCACTCCTCTGACCTAATGGATTGTTATAAT CTTTCAGATGGACCTCAGTTGCAGATAGTGGAATCCAGAAGTACAGAGGACACTGCAGACAGTGGCAGT GATAATCACTCAGAGTTTTCCACAGAAATCGTTGAAGTGAAAACTGAAATTGATGTGATGCCCTCAGAGTGTGTCACTACTGAGACACAAGATGCTCCAGAGCCACCAGAAACACATCATCTGTATGCAGAAACACAACGTCATTATGAAAAGCCTTCAAAGCGAcaaaagaaagatgatgatgatacatTGCTCTTAtccacattgtcagtgttggagaaAGTTAGTTCATATTTAGATCGAACAACTGAAGATGACACACTGGGGAAATTTGTGGCAGAAGAGTTACGAAAAATGGACAATTACATTTGTATTAAGACAAGAGCAAAACACCGAATACTCCAAGCCATAATGGATGCACAGATGGAGATAATTCGTGAAATACAGAAGACAAAGAAAAGTAATGTGGAATGTTCAAActgtacaaaataa